The following proteins are encoded in a genomic region of Thermomicrobiales bacterium:
- a CDS encoding cbb3-type cytochrome c oxidase subunit I, translating to MFPRLVPLGALFSALALTVAAGCTAFVPDHPQLWSALVALVVLGAITPMILAVNVRIVPVFSRRTWQQPRVMAASIVLAVLGGWTTFLGRAVPNGRLETLGATLALVSGLCFMISIMRLFRSEPVTQVGPPLPFPEQVQLDKVGISFTRQAGMYLILGLIVGLLLRFWTPSRGRWDLVWAHAMLLGWFLNMASGVCYHTLSRWTGLRWRSARMIQVHLRVATLALPLMIVALAINHRWLFALGGVSQAAMLVLFVVNILPMIVGLPLVSRVGVTAACVALTSGVLLGGWFALDPVAGYRLRTAHASINLFGFAGLLIAGVGYYLLPRFAGRPLRWPRLALGQVILQIVGVVTLAFGWYWRQYGHDGGTMLIMIGGLTTMAALMLFATILAATFRKRVRATISNVSLSPSPKTAR from the coding sequence ATGTTTCCACGGCTCGTCCCACTCGGAGCGCTGTTCTCGGCGCTGGCCCTGACCGTTGCGGCCGGTTGCACAGCGTTCGTTCCAGATCATCCGCAGCTCTGGAGCGCGCTGGTTGCGTTGGTCGTGCTGGGTGCCATCACGCCGATGATCCTGGCGGTCAACGTCCGGATCGTGCCGGTCTTCAGCCGTCGCACCTGGCAGCAGCCACGAGTCATGGCTGCCTCGATCGTGCTGGCGGTGCTGGGTGGCTGGACGACGTTCCTGGGGCGAGCCGTGCCCAACGGCAGGCTGGAGACGCTCGGCGCAACGCTGGCGCTCGTCTCTGGCCTCTGCTTCATGATCTCGATCATGCGGCTGTTCCGCTCCGAACCGGTGACGCAGGTTGGGCCGCCATTGCCCTTCCCGGAGCAGGTCCAGCTCGACAAGGTCGGCATCAGCTTCACCCGTCAGGCGGGTATGTACCTCATCCTCGGCCTGATCGTCGGGCTGCTGCTGCGCTTCTGGACGCCGAGTCGTGGCCGCTGGGACCTGGTCTGGGCGCACGCGATGCTACTGGGCTGGTTTCTCAACATGGCCTCGGGCGTCTGCTACCACACGCTCTCGCGCTGGACTGGTCTGCGCTGGCGCTCGGCGCGCATGATCCAGGTGCACCTGCGAGTCGCGACGCTGGCTCTGCCGCTGATGATCGTCGCCCTGGCGATCAACCACCGCTGGCTGTTCGCGCTCGGCGGCGTGTCGCAGGCGGCGATGCTGGTGCTGTTCGTCGTCAACATCCTGCCGATGATCGTCGGCCTGCCGCTGGTCTCGCGCGTCGGGGTGACGGCGGCCTGCGTCGCGCTGACGAGCGGCGTGCTGCTGGGCGGCTGGTTCGCGCTCGACCCGGTTGCCGGCTACCGCCTGCGGACCGCCCACGCTTCGATCAACCTGTTCGGCTTCGCTGGCCTGCTGATCGCCGGTGTTGGCTACTACCTGCTGCCACGCTTTGCCGGCCGACCGCTACGCTGGCCGCGCCTCGCGCTGGGGCAGGTCATCCTGCAGATCGTCGGTGTCGTGACGCTGGCCTTCGGCTGGTACTGGCGACAATATGGTCACGATGGCGGTACCATGCTCATCATGATCGGTGGACTGACAACGATGGCTGCGCTGATGCTGTTCGCGACGATCCTCGCCGCTACCTTCCGTAAGCGGGTGCGAGCGACGATCTCGAACGTGTCGCTCTCGCCATCACCCAAAACTGCTCGCTAG
- a CDS encoding molybdopterin-dependent oxidoreductase: MADNIHSTRDRRTTIVLATAAGVAVIGLWAGLYQANLTTYPPFDLADLLIRLSPGDAATWAIETFGHLAQRLLLAFGVLIWIAAWPVVALACGSRRRLACAIAAGGSLLAALALARWAGDADSLGRLLWLIVAFGLTAGLCGVLLYRLLDTLDMLRSEQHLAAREDWLYQPGNSGRRQLLRQAALVAFGLGIGGIAVGRITGAILRPDAPTAAGQALTNVQMPDAAANATPAAEIIPDSGDFPAPEGMPPRYTPNDNFYLVDISTRDPNIAEDGWSLTIGGLVEREVVLGWQDLLSLPAVEQDGTLMCISFTWDSGLISTTRWTGVPLRDVLQRAGIQDGVVDLVCNGAGGYSDSIPLAKALEPTTLLVYGMNGTTLPRSHGFPCRLYVPNLYGEKNVKWLERIELVDHDYEGYWQERGWTDDATIQVISTIETPRGTVQPDADGNVALGGIAFAGSRGIERVEVRIDDGEWLAAAVEPYEPVFVWQRWRYDWAATGGEHRVTVRAVDGAGQVQIEAEADPHPDGMTGYQSVRLVVA; this comes from the coding sequence ATGGCCGACAACATACATTCCACTCGTGATCGCCGAACGACGATCGTGCTGGCGACGGCGGCCGGTGTCGCCGTCATCGGACTCTGGGCCGGTCTGTATCAGGCCAACCTGACGACCTACCCGCCTTTCGATCTGGCAGACCTGCTGATTCGCTTATCGCCGGGTGATGCGGCGACCTGGGCTATTGAAACATTCGGCCACCTCGCCCAACGTCTCCTGCTGGCGTTCGGCGTCCTCATCTGGATCGCGGCGTGGCCAGTGGTCGCGCTCGCCTGCGGCAGCCGCCGACGTCTCGCCTGCGCGATCGCTGCCGGAGGCTCGCTCCTCGCCGCGCTCGCGCTGGCACGCTGGGCGGGAGACGCGGACAGCCTCGGTCGCCTGCTCTGGCTCATTGTCGCGTTCGGGCTGACTGCCGGGCTCTGCGGCGTGTTGCTGTATCGCCTGCTCGACACGCTCGACATGTTGCGCTCCGAGCAGCATCTGGCGGCGCGGGAGGACTGGCTCTACCAGCCGGGCAACTCCGGTCGGCGGCAGCTTCTGCGACAAGCAGCGCTGGTCGCGTTCGGGCTGGGCATCGGCGGTATCGCGGTCGGCCGCATCACCGGCGCGATCCTGCGGCCGGATGCGCCGACTGCCGCCGGGCAGGCCCTCACAAACGTGCAGATGCCGGACGCAGCAGCGAACGCAACACCAGCCGCCGAAATCATCCCCGACAGTGGCGACTTCCCAGCGCCGGAGGGCATGCCGCCACGCTACACGCCAAACGACAACTTCTATCTGGTCGACATCTCAACGCGCGACCCGAACATCGCCGAAGACGGCTGGTCGCTGACGATCGGCGGCCTCGTCGAGCGCGAGGTCGTTCTCGGCTGGCAGGACTTGCTGTCTCTTCCGGCCGTCGAACAGGACGGCACGCTGATGTGCATCTCCTTCACCTGGGACAGCGGCCTGATCTCGACAACCCGCTGGACCGGCGTGCCGCTCCGCGATGTGCTACAGCGCGCCGGTATCCAGGATGGCGTCGTGGATCTCGTCTGCAATGGCGCGGGAGGCTACTCCGACTCGATCCCGCTAGCCAAGGCGCTGGAGCCAACGACGCTGCTGGTCTACGGCATGAACGGCACGACGCTGCCGCGCAGCCACGGCTTCCCCTGCCGCCTGTATGTCCCGAACCTGTACGGCGAGAAGAACGTGAAGTGGCTGGAGCGCATCGAGCTGGTCGATCACGACTACGAGGGCTACTGGCAGGAGCGCGGCTGGACCGACGACGCGACGATCCAGGTCATCTCGACCATCGAGACGCCGCGCGGCACTGTGCAGCCAGACGCGGACGGCAACGTCGCGCTGGGCGGCATCGCCTTCGCCGGATCGCGCGGTATCGAGCGCGTGGAAGTGCGTATCGACGACGGTGAATGGCTGGCCGCTGCTGTTGAGCCATACGAGCCGGTGTTCGTCTGGCAGCGCTGGCGCTATGACTGGGCAGCGACCGGCGGCGAGCATCGGGTGACGGTTCGCGCCGTCGACGGCGCGGGGCAGGTGCAGATCGAGGCCGAAGCCGATCCACATCCTGACGGCATGACCGGCTATCAATCGGTGCGGCTGGTCGTCGCCTGA
- a CDS encoding cbb3-type cytochrome c oxidase subunit I, translated as MDRVSILYTRAALLWLVAGVILGSLMLSDDLVPGSWRLWFAPTHGHMLFVGWFLQFAIGVGYWLLPRKRNTDLPYGYNERLAMVGMVLLNLGLLTRVVAEPLGRAGHTGSLQDAGEVISSLLQLAAVLIIATQIWQRLIPRPAKLVRDGKPVRGQGAEKE; from the coding sequence GTGGATCGCGTCAGCATCCTCTACACGCGCGCTGCGCTGCTCTGGCTCGTGGCAGGTGTCATCCTGGGCTCGCTGATGCTCTCTGATGATCTGGTGCCCGGCAGCTGGCGGCTCTGGTTCGCCCCGACCCACGGCCACATGCTGTTCGTCGGCTGGTTCCTGCAGTTCGCCATCGGCGTCGGCTACTGGCTGCTGCCGCGCAAACGCAACACCGACCTGCCCTACGGCTATAACGAACGTCTCGCGATGGTTGGCATGGTCCTGCTCAACCTCGGGCTGCTCACCCGCGTCGTCGCCGAACCACTCGGTCGCGCCGGACACACCGGCAGCCTGCAGGACGCCGGCGAGGTGATCTCCTCGCTGCTCCAGCTCGCCGCCGTCCTCATCATCGCCACCCAGATCTGGCAACGCCTCATTCCCCGCCCCGCCAAGCTCGTCCGCGACGGCAAGCCGGTGCGCGGGCAGGGGGCGGAGAAGGAGTAG
- a CDS encoding CoA transferase, which yields MTESNGPLDGIRVLDLSRVLAGPYCTMTLGDLGADVIKVEQPGKGDDTRAWGPPWAGGEAGYYLTVNRNKRSITVDIKSERGKQIIRDLARESDIIVENFKHGTFERLGLGFDDLRADNPGLIWANVSGYGPTGPMANKPGYDFIAQGEAGIMAITGEPDGEPMKVGVAVVDVTAGLFATIGILSALHTRETSGVGQRVDATLFTSAIAWLVNVGQNYLVSGNPPKRYGNAHANIVPYQTFRARDQHMILGVGNDRQFQALCAIVERPELAQDERYATNAARVANREEIIGILQELLVTEDADHWIAACDAANIPSGKINTIEQVFQHPQTLARDMLVEIEHPTAGLLKMAGIPFAMSETPPTVRLAPPTLGQHTDEVLHERLGYDQSTIDQLRNDGII from the coding sequence ATGACGGAGAGCAACGGACCGCTCGACGGTATCCGGGTGCTGGATCTTTCGCGAGTGCTCGCCGGGCCGTATTGCACGATGACCCTCGGCGACCTCGGCGCAGATGTTATCAAGGTCGAGCAGCCGGGCAAGGGTGACGACACGCGCGCCTGGGGCCCGCCCTGGGCCGGTGGCGAGGCCGGCTACTATCTGACGGTCAATCGCAACAAGCGCAGCATCACCGTCGACATCAAGTCCGAGCGGGGCAAGCAGATCATTCGCGATCTGGCGCGCGAGAGCGACATCATCGTTGAGAACTTCAAGCACGGCACGTTCGAGCGGCTCGGCCTCGGCTTCGACGACCTGCGCGCCGACAACCCTGGCCTGATCTGGGCCAACGTCAGCGGCTACGGCCCGACCGGCCCGATGGCCAACAAGCCGGGCTACGACTTCATCGCGCAGGGCGAGGCGGGCATCATGGCCATCACCGGTGAGCCAGACGGCGAGCCGATGAAGGTTGGCGTTGCCGTCGTTGATGTCACCGCCGGCCTGTTTGCGACGATCGGTATCCTCTCGGCGCTGCACACACGCGAGACGAGCGGCGTCGGCCAGCGCGTCGATGCGACGCTGTTCACTTCCGCGATCGCCTGGTTGGTCAATGTCGGGCAGAACTATCTCGTCTCCGGCAATCCGCCCAAGCGCTACGGCAACGCCCACGCCAACATCGTCCCCTACCAGACGTTCCGCGCCCGCGATCAGCACATGATCCTCGGCGTCGGCAACGACCGCCAGTTCCAGGCACTCTGCGCGATCGTCGAGCGACCCGAGCTGGCGCAGGACGAGCGCTACGCGACCAACGCAGCGCGCGTCGCCAACCGCGAGGAGATCATCGGCATCCTGCAGGAGCTGCTGGTGACCGAGGACGCTGACCACTGGATCGCAGCCTGCGATGCGGCCAACATCCCCAGCGGCAAGATCAATACGATCGAGCAGGTCTTCCAGCATCCGCAGACGCTGGCGCGCGACATGCTGGTTGAGATCGAGCACCCGACTGCCGGACTGCTGAAGATGGCTGGTATCCCTTTCGCCATGTCGGAGACGCCGCCAACCGTCCGGCTGGCACCGCCGACGCTCGGCCAGCACACCGACGAGGTGCTGCACGAGCGCCTCGGATACGACCAGAGCACCATCGACCAGTTGCGTAACGACGGGATCATCTGA
- a CDS encoding HNH endonuclease, with the protein MPHAELMQAIAETDSTFRLVDGDWIGKCLICNGPLRFDAHTGIGATVEHIVPRRGGGTNDLLNLGLAHPACNFEKGVHWDEPKRRRGRMKEYESLVTRLLTTRRARWREPGQATTSRTD; encoded by the coding sequence ATGCCCCACGCCGAATTGATGCAGGCAATTGCCGAAACCGACAGCACGTTTCGCCTCGTTGATGGCGACTGGATCGGCAAGTGTCTGATCTGCAACGGACCGCTGCGCTTCGATGCGCACACCGGCATCGGCGCGACGGTCGAGCACATCGTGCCGCGTCGCGGAGGGGGCACCAACGACTTGCTCAACCTTGGTTTGGCGCACCCGGCTTGTAACTTTGAGAAGGGTGTCCACTGGGATGAGCCGAAGCGTCGACGGGGCAGGATGAAGGAGTACGAGTCGCTAGTCACCCGGCTGCTGACGACGCGGCGGGCACGCTGGCGCGAGCCAGGTCAGGCGACGACCAGCCGCACCGATTGA
- a CDS encoding S41 family peptidase yields the protein MNTSDYPDAPQPGDQPALPPAPRSAPPSPPQRSGSSGAVKAVVSFVALSLLLFVFAGGMLFQRFVVNPPNGGASAAESSTNGPDTINQVWDLIQDQFVDQEAINNDQMTSAAIQAMLETLHDEGHTRYLTAEESQAQSESLSGEYVGVGIQVEQRDEGIVVVAPIDGSPAMEAGIRPGDILVSVDGQDVTSQSVDDVVKIIRGPEGTDVSLEFRRAGQDATVKVVLTRRKIEVSSVSWVMLDNNIALIRLSQFTSGAGDDVIQALGEAKEQGAERVVLDLRNNPGGYVNEAIKVASTFVPEGSTIFISQFRDGSQEEHTAEAQAQNIGDLPLIVLVNEGAASSSEIVSGAIQANTPNATIIGERTFGTGTVLSSFNLDNGGRVLLGTELWLTPDGRMIRDHGIRPDVIVGLRDGQFPFVPVTNSGPPPSDLNDFQLEWAINVLQNINATAP from the coding sequence ATGAATACATCTGACTATCCAGACGCGCCGCAACCCGGAGACCAGCCTGCGCTGCCACCAGCTCCGCGGTCTGCCCCACCATCGCCGCCGCAACGTAGTGGTTCGAGCGGCGCGGTCAAGGCGGTCGTGTCATTCGTCGCGCTCAGTCTGCTGCTGTTCGTCTTTGCCGGCGGCATGCTGTTCCAGCGCTTCGTCGTCAACCCGCCAAACGGCGGCGCGAGCGCAGCGGAGAGCAGCACCAACGGTCCGGACACGATCAATCAGGTCTGGGATCTCATCCAGGATCAGTTCGTCGATCAGGAAGCGATCAACAACGATCAGATGACCAGCGCCGCGATTCAGGCGATGCTGGAGACCCTGCACGACGAGGGCCACACCCGCTACCTGACTGCAGAAGAGAGCCAGGCGCAATCCGAGTCACTCTCGGGTGAATATGTCGGCGTCGGCATTCAGGTCGAGCAGCGTGACGAGGGCATCGTCGTGGTTGCGCCGATCGACGGCTCACCGGCAATGGAAGCCGGCATCCGGCCCGGCGACATTCTCGTGTCGGTCGATGGGCAGGATGTCACCAGCCAGTCCGTCGATGACGTCGTGAAGATCATTCGTGGCCCGGAGGGCACCGACGTCTCGCTGGAGTTCCGTCGCGCCGGGCAGGATGCCACGGTCAAGGTGGTACTCACGCGCCGGAAGATCGAGGTCTCATCCGTCTCCTGGGTCATGCTGGACAACAACATCGCGCTCATTCGCCTGTCGCAGTTCACGTCCGGTGCCGGTGACGATGTCATCCAGGCGCTTGGCGAGGCGAAGGAGCAGGGTGCTGAGCGTGTGGTCCTCGACCTGCGCAACAACCCCGGCGGCTATGTCAATGAAGCGATCAAGGTTGCATCGACCTTCGTGCCGGAAGGATCGACCATCTTCATCAGTCAGTTCCGCGACGGCAGCCAGGAAGAGCACACCGCCGAAGCACAGGCGCAAAACATCGGCGATCTACCGCTGATCGTGCTGGTCAATGAAGGCGCGGCATCGTCCTCGGAGATCGTCTCCGGCGCAATCCAGGCCAACACACCGAACGCGACGATCATCGGCGAGCGGACCTTCGGCACCGGCACCGTCCTCAGTTCGTTCAATCTGGATAACGGCGGACGAGTGCTGCTCGGCACTGAGCTGTGGCTGACGCCAGACGGACGCATGATCCGCGACCACGGGATACGCCCGGACGTGATCGTTGGCCTGCGCGACGGGCAGTTCCCGTTCGTACCGGTCACCAATTCCGGACCACCGCCGAGCGACCTGAACGACTTCCAGCTCGAATGGGCGATCAACGTCCTGCAGAACATCAATGCGACCGCGCCGTAG
- a CDS encoding DUF542 domain-containing protein, translated as MATVRADATVTEEIRTEKIRVLVERYPQLMEPLAQYGFDLCCGGEHPIAEAARLHGIDAEEIFTTVFNALDLTMPTA; from the coding sequence ATGGCGACCGTGAGAGCCGATGCGACCGTGACCGAGGAGATCCGGACCGAGAAGATTCGCGTTCTGGTTGAGCGCTATCCGCAGCTGATGGAGCCGCTGGCGCAGTACGGTTTCGACCTGTGCTGCGGTGGTGAGCATCCCATCGCCGAGGCTGCCCGTCTGCACGGTATCGACGCCGAGGAGATCTTTACGACGGTCTTCAACGCGCTCGATCTGACCATGCCGACCGCGTAG